The genomic stretch CCCTTGCCTCCATCGAGAAATAGAACTGACTAATCCTAAGGCAAAGGGTCAAGAAACTCAACGCCACTATTCTTAAACAACTTCTTGGAGTTAGGCTTTCTTTTCACACTATTACGGATACGAAAATTCTGGGAAAAATTGTATTCAATTGTCACCTGCTCCTATCGGAAATAGGATTGACCACGGATTCGAGAAATAGCACATGATTTCATAAAACCATATGATTTTCCCGATCTAAATAAAGCAGGTTTTCCATGAAGAAGATTTGTCTAAGCATGTTCTATTCGATACGGGTAGGAGAAGAACCGGACTCGATTTTCTTAAAAAATAGAGAAATCAGAACCAAGTCAAGATGATACGGATCAACCCCTCCTCTTGCGTTCTTGCGCCAAAGATCTTACCATTTCCGAAGTAACTGGAGTTCTATCTATTTTTCCATTTCAATTCAAGAGTTCTTATGTGTTTCCATGCCCCTTCGAGACCCCGCAAAAATGGACAAATTGCTTTTTTTAGGAACATACATATATTCATTACCACAAAAAGGATAATGGTAACCCCACCATTAACTACTTCAATTGAATAGTAATAAAAAGACATGCCCTACCAAGACAGAATTTGTAACTTGCTATACTCTTGCCTAGCAGGCAAAGATTGACTTCCGTGGAAAGGATGATTCATTCAGATCGACATGAGAGTATAACCACATTGCATTGCCGGAACCCATGTTGTATATTTGAAAAAGGTTGACCTCCTTGCTTATCTCATGTTACAATCCTCTTGCCGCCGAGCTCCCTTTCTCCTCGGTCCACAGAGACAAAATGTAAGACTGGCGCCAACAGTTGATCACGAAAGAAAGGACTAGCTGAGCCGAGATCACTAACTCAAACGAATTTAATACTAATAGAAAATACTAATCGAATAGAAATAGAACTGTCTTTTCATATAGATATCCCTTCAACACAACATAGGTCATCGAAAGGATCTCGAAGACCCACCAACGCACGAAAGCTGGGATCTTTCAGAAAATAGATTCCTATTCGAAGGGTGCATAACCGCATGGATAAGCTCACACTAACCCGTCAATTTGGGATTCAATTCGGTTCCGAGGTATCGGGAAGGAATTGGAATGTAATAATATCGATTCATCCAGATACAGAAGAAAGGGTTCTCTATTGATTCAAACGCTCTACCTACGAGATAGGGATAGAGAAAGAGGAAAAAACCGAGGATTTCACATAGTACTTTTGATCGAAAAATCGATCTGATTTTTTTCGTACTTTTCGCTCAATGATGAAATGGGTCAGATTCTACAGGACCAAACCTTGTGGGAGTTAAGGAATGATGAAAGAAAAGAAAAAAAGAAAGTAAAGAAAAATGCAGTAGAAGAGTCCTGATTCCAAACGAAAAAATTCAAACTTGATTGAAAAGGATCTTTCTGATTATTGAAGAATGGGGCAAAAGGATTGATCGCGAAAGATTTCTTGTTCTTATTAGAATTAGAAGATCGTGATTGGATCCACATATGTTTGGTAAAAAGAAAGAAAAAATATTCTTCTTTGAGAATAATAAAAAGGAAAGTGTTCAATTGGAACATGAAAACGTGACTGAATTGGTCCTAGTTACTCTTCGGAACGGAATAGAAGAAGGGGAGAGATTCTCGAACCGAACTAGGAAACGGATCCAATGACTTCAAAAAAAATTGAACGAGGAGCCATATGAAGTGAAAATCTCATGTACGGTTCTGTAGAGTGGCAGTAAGGGTGACTTATCTGTCAACTTTTCCACTATTACACCCAAAAAACCAAACTCTGCCTTACGTAAAGTTGCCAGAGTACGCTTAACCTCTGGATTTGAAATTACTGCTTATATACCCGGTATTGGCCATAATTTACAAGAACATTCTGTAGTCCTAGTAAGAGGGGGGAGAGTTAAAGATTTACCCGGTGTGAGATATCACATTGTTCGAGGAACCCTAGATGCTGTCGGAGTAAAGGATCGTCAACAAGGGCGTTCTAGTGCGTTGTAGATTCTTATCCAAGACTTGTATCATTTGAAAATGCCATGTGAATCGCTAGAAACATGTAAAGTGTATGGCTAACCCAATAACGAAAGTTTCGTAAGGGAACTGGAGCAGGCTACCATGAGACAAAAGATTTTCTTTCTAAAGAAATTCGATTCGGAACTATGATATGTCCAAGGTCCAATATGGAAAGAATTTCAAAGGTTTTCCTTGACTTTGTCCGTGTCAACAAACAATTCGAAATGCCTCGACTTTTTTAGAATAGGTCCGAGTCAAATAGCAATGATTCGAAGCACTTTACACTATTTTGGAAACCCAAGGACTCAATCGTATGGATATGTAAAATACAGGATTTCCAATCCTAGCAGGAAAAGGGGGAACGGATACTCAATTTCAAGTGAGTAAACAGAATTCCATACTAGATATCATAGATACATATAGAATTCTGTGGAAAGCCGTATTCGATGAAAGTCGTATGTACGGCTTGGAGGGAGATCTTTCATATCTTTCGAGATCCACCCTACAATATGGTGCCAAAAAGCCAAAATAAATGATTTTAGCCCTTCTAAAAGTTATAAAAAAACGGATTCCTCCTTTCACGCTCATGTCACGGCGAGGTACTGCAGAAGAAAAAACCGCAAAATCCGATCCAATTTATCGTAATCGATTAGTTAACATGTTGGTTAACCGTATTCTGAAACACGGAAAAAAATCATTGGCTTATCAAATTCTCTATCGAGCTATGAAAAAGATTCAACAAAAGACAGAAACAAATCCACTATCTGTTTTACGTCAAGCAATACGTGGAGTAACTCCCGATATAGCAGTAAAAGCAAGACGCGTAGGCGGATCAACTCATCAAGTTCCCGTTGAAATAGGATCCGCACAAGGAAAAGCACTTGCCATTCGTTGGTTATTGGGGGCATCCCGAAAACGTCCGGGTCGAAATATGGCTTTCAAATTAAGTTCCGAATTAGTGGATGCTGCCAAAGGTAGTGGCGATGCCATACGCAAAAAGGAAGAGACTCATAGAATGGCAGAGGCAAATAGAGCTTTTGCACATTTTCGTTAATCCATGAACAGGATCTATATAGACACGTAGACCCATGAATCCATACATCTCGATCGAAAAAGAATCGAAATTGATGAATATATCTCTCGAAACAAACGAAAAGGAAACGAAAAACAAAACATAAATCATGGATCAATTAAGCCCTCTCGGGGACTTGCTTAAGAATGAGAAAGAGGAATCTTATGTAAATACCACAGAATAAGGTTTGGTCCTATTCATGGCGATTCTGTAACTATTCCATTCCAAAAAGAGAAAAAAATTCGAAACAATTGGGATTTTTTGGAGATTGGATGCAGTTACTAATTCATGATCTGACATGTACAGAATGAAAACTTCATTCTCGATTCTACAAGAATTTTTATGAAAGCCTTTCATTTGCTTCTCTTCGATGGAAGTTTTATTTTCCCAGAATGTATCCTAATTTTTGGCCTAATTCTTCTTCTGATGATTGATTCAACCTCTGATCAAAAAGATATATCTTGGTTCTATTTTATCTCTTCAACAAGTTTAGTAATGAGCATAACGGCCCTATTGTTCCGATGGAGAGAAGAACCTATGATTGCCTTTTCGGGAAATTTCCAAACGAACAATTTCAACGAAATCTTTCAATTTCTTATTTTACTATGTTCAACTCTATGTATTCCTCTATCCGTAGAGTACATTGAATGTACAGAAATGGCTATAACAGAGTTTCTCTTATTCATATTAACAACTACTCTAGGAGGAATGTTTTTATGCGGCGCTAACGATTTAATAACTATCTTTGTAGCTCTAGAATGTTTCAGTTTATGTTCCTATCTACTATCTGGATATACCAAGAAAGATGTACGGTCTAATGAGGCTACTACGAAATATTTACTCATGGGTGGAGCAAGCTCTTCTATTCTGGTTCATGGTTTCTCTTGGCTATATGGTTCATCCGGGGGAGAGATCGAGCTTCAAGAAATAGTGAATGGTCTTATCAATACACAAATGTATAACTCCCCAGGAATTTTCATTGCACTTTTATTCATCACTGTAGGAATTGGGTTCAAGCTTTCCCCAGCCCCTTCTCATCAATGGACTCCTGACGTATACGAAGGAGTGCGGTTCGTTCGATAAATTTCTATCTCTTTCTCTATTTCTGAGATGTTTGGATTTTTCAAAACTCCATGGACATGCCGAAGAGAAATGCTATTCCCACTCCGACCAAGACATAACTTTACTTGTTCAAATAACAATTAAGGTGAAGCAGAGTCAGGAACAACGAATCCCTTTATGATAAACAGATTCATTTTTGCAAGTTCGTTATTACGGGTAGTTCCTACAAAGGATCGGACTAATGACGTATACAATACTTGAATTCTCGATGTAGATGCTACATAGTTGGTTCTCATCCTTCAGAGACTACGGGTATAATAGGAGCATCCGTCAACAAAAGGATCACCCTAAGATGATCATCTCGTGGCTATTGAGAACGAATCAAATCAGATGGTTCTATTTCTTATTCTTAATGTTTTCGATCTTGGTTCCGTAGGAACAAGTCATAGAGATTGAGAAAAATAGATCATTCACAACCACTGATGAAGGATTCCTCGAAAAGTTAAGGATTAGGAATCCTTTTGAAAATTAAAAATAGAAAGGATTCGGTCTTATACATACGCGAGGAAAGTAATCAAAAAAGAAAGAAGAACTCATCCTCTTTCTTTTATCACTTAGGAGCCGTGCGAGATGAAAGTCTCATGCACGGTTTTGAATGAGAGAAAGAAGTGAGGAATCCTCTTTTCGACTCTGACTCTCCCACTCCAGTCGTTGCTTTTCTTTCTGTTACTTCGAAAGTAGCTGCTTCAGCTTCAGCCACTCGAATTTTCGATATCCCTTTTTATTTCTCATCAAACGAATGGCATCTTCTTCTGGAAATCCTAGCTATTCTTAGCATGATATTGGGGAATCTGATTGCTATTACCCAAACAAGCATGAAACGTATGCTTGCGTATTCGTCCATAGGTCAAATCGGATATGTAATTATTGGAATAATTGTTGGAGACTCCAATGGTGGATATGCAAGCATGATAACTTATATGCTGTTCTATATCTCGATGAATCTAGGAACTTTTGCTTGCATTGTATCATTTGGTCTACGTACCGGAACTGATAACATTCGAGATTATGCAGGATTATACACGAAAGATCCTTATTTGGCTCTCTCTTTAGCCCTATGTCTCTTATCCTTAGGAGGTCTTCCTCCACTAGCAGGTTTTTTCGGAAAACTTCATTTATTCTGGTGTGGATGGCAGGCAGGCTTATATTTCTTAGTTTCAATAGGACTCCTTACAAGCGTTGTTTCTATCTACTATTATCTAAAAATAATCAAGTTATTAATGACTGGACGAAACCAAGAAATAACTCCTCACGTGCGAAATTATAGAAGGTCCCCTTTAAGATCAAACAATTCCATCGAATTAAGTATGATTGTATGTGTGATAGCATCTACTATACCAGGAATATCAATGAACCCTATTATTGAAATTGCTCAGGATACCCTTTTTTAGCTTCTAGAATCTATTTCTTAGTTCAACTCTTACCTTACTAACTGGAATCAAAGAATTAGTAGATATGCTCCGCCCAAAATGGGAATGGGCTAGGGTTATGAACTTAGAATCGAAAATCTGATGATCGAGTCGATTCCATGATTCTAAGTTCATTCTATACCGGACCCAACCGAAATGGGGTTATATACATTCTCATTATGAGAAGGGTTCATTCGAGCGTATCTAAATAGATACTATGTTTACATATAGATTTCTGCGTCCATTCTATTTAGGATTAGGAATAGGCGTAATCGGACCTGTTTTTCACATATCTCTCATTATTTAGGACCCTATTCAATTCATCTCTTTGGGCTTCTATTGAATCGATAAATAGGTTGAATTAGTCCATTTTTTTTTGATAGAATATCTATATCTATCTATATCTATCTATATAGATAGATAAGATATCCTCTGGATAATTCAAATCGAACCAATTGGATGTCCGACTCGGGCCTATATGACATGACCAATCAATAAAAAGACTCTAACACTCTACCTTTGTCATATATTCCATACATCACACTAAATAGATATCATATTCATGGAATACGATTCACTTTCAAGATGCCTTGGTGGTGAAATGGTAGACACGCGAGACTCAAAATCTCGTGCTAAAGAGCGTGGAGGTTCGAGTCCTCTTCAAGGCATAATATTGAGATCTCTTATTGAATTGGAATAAGTTCGACAGCGAATCACGAAATCTTGGTGATCTTCTCTATCTAATGAATGGGTAATCGGTTTTGAAATCGTCCGCCCTGCACCCTACCCTCCCCGAGGAGTATATGCTTCAACAAGAATCACACAGGGGTAGATTGATACAATAAAAACCTCTGGTAAAATACCCACTCGTAGCCCAGCGGGCGGATAAAGTACATTAAATAGTTCGTTTTAGGAATTGGCGACTTACCCATTCAATGACTTTGGCACCGGACGTTCCAAAAAAGGATAGTGTACTTTCGGGTCGGGTGAATTCAAAATATAGACGCCTATTGGCATTCCAACCTTTCTTCTCCTTTCAGGGCCTATCCGAAAAAAAAAATAAAATTCAATACTTCTTGGTTGTGAATATCTGAATAGGACAAACCGCCCCGTGGATCTCTTTGCTTCGGAACAAAACAATTCGAATTAGGCTCGGTCAACTGGAATGTGTATTATCGATATAGGGGATCTTTCAAGTGAGAAGATCCATCGACCTGAGACGAAGAGAAAGAAAGGTCTATCTATTTTTTTTTTAGTTATTCAGTTAAACCAATGATTCGTTATTGGAACAGCTAGCAACAACTATCTCATCTGGGAAAAGCCATCTTTTTCTCAACAATGTCTTTGTCATTTGATCCAATAGCGCTTCGTTAGATAGGAACAGATTTGATAAATATTGATAACTCTCAGATAGAGTATTAGAAGGGAAAAATCCTTTAGATGATGAACTATTGATTCTAAGCCATCTCTGGCAATGAATCAACAATTCAAAATGCTTTTCTTGCGTATTCTTGATAAACCAGTGTTTATATATAGATGTAGGAAGATCTGTTTGGGAAGTAAGAAGTTCCCTTGACATCTCTTCATCTGTAAAGAATTGTCGATGTGAAAACACAGAGACAAAAGGCTGATCTTTGAATAGGAAAAAGAGTGGATCCGCGGGGTCCCAAATGAATTGGCTTATTCGAAAAAAGCCCTGTTCTTTGGAAGATCTATCTCGTATCTGGTACTGCATGGTTCCACCCTGCAAGAACTCTGAATCATTCTCTTGAAGCTCATCCTCTTCATCATAAATGATCCGCTTGTCCCGAAAT from Vigna angularis chloroplast DNA, complete sequence encodes the following:
- the ndhB gene encoding NADH-plastoquinone oxidoreductase subunit 2, producing MKAFHLLLFDGSFIFPECILIFGLILLLMIDSTSDQKDISWFYFISSTSLVMSITALLFRWREEPMIAFSGNFQTNNFNEIFQFLILLCSTLCIPLSVEYIECTEMAITEFLLFILTTTLGGMFLCGANDLITIFVALECFSLCSYLLSGYTKKDVRSNEATTKYLLMGGASSSILVHGFSWLYGSSGGEIELQEIVNGLINTQMYNSPGIFIALLFITVGIGFKLSPAPSHQWTPDVYEGSPTPVVAFLSVTSKVAASASATRIFDIPFYFSSNEWHLLLEILAILSMILGNLIAITQTSMKRMLAYSSIGQIGYVIIGIIVGDSNGGYASMITYMLFYISMNLGTFACIVSFGLRTGTDNIRDYAGLYTKDPYLALSLALCLLSLGGLPPLAGFFGKLHLFWCGWQAGLYFLVSIGLLTSVVSIYYYLKIIKLLMTGRNQEITPHVRNYRRSPLRSNNSIELSMIVCVIASTIPGISMNPIIEIAQDTLF
- the rps12 gene encoding ribosomal protein S12, which produces MPTMKQLIRNTRQPIRNVTKSPALRGCPQRRGTCTRVYTITPKKPNSALRKVARVRLTSGFEITAYIPGIGHNLQEHSVVLVRGGRVKDLPGVRYHIVRGTLDAVGVKDRQQGRSYGAKKPK
- the rps7 gene encoding ribosomal protein S7 yields the protein MSRRGTAEEKTAKSDPIYRNRLVNMLVNRILKHGKKSLAYQILYRAMKKIQQKTETNPLSVLRQAIRGVTPDIAVKARRVGGSTHQVPVEIGSAQGKALAIRWLLGASRKRPGRNMAFKLSSELVDAAKGSGDAIRKKEETHRMAEANRAFAHFR